A genomic segment from Halomonas sp. GD1P12 encodes:
- the modA gene encoding molybdate ABC transporter substrate-binding protein, translating to MPLVSPRTLGALALVCAPLSAHAAENVQIAAAASLTDAMNEAIAAFEAAHDIDVTPVYASSSTLARQIANGSPAEVFVSANLDWMDWLEAQGVEVSAREDLLHNRLALVSASDTAFETFTPGDGAPIENLLGVGDRLSVGDPDHVPAGIYTRQALETLGEWEALAPRLARASDVRAALALVERGETPAGVVYQTDAFASDTVRVLGLFPAESHDPITYPAALVGAKESEAARTLREWLESDAALAIFEAYGFDTAISRP from the coding sequence ATGCCCCTCGTCTCGCCCCGCACGCTCGGCGCCCTTGCGCTGGTCTGCGCGCCGCTATCGGCTCACGCCGCCGAGAACGTTCAGATCGCCGCCGCCGCCTCGCTGACCGATGCCATGAACGAAGCCATCGCCGCCTTCGAGGCGGCGCACGATATCGACGTCACGCCGGTCTATGCCTCGTCGTCGACGCTGGCGCGTCAGATCGCCAACGGCAGCCCCGCCGAGGTGTTCGTCTCCGCCAACCTCGACTGGATGGACTGGCTCGAAGCGCAAGGGGTTGAAGTAAGCGCGCGCGAAGACCTGCTGCACAACCGCCTGGCGCTGGTCAGCGCCAGCGACACCGCGTTTGAGACGTTCACCCCCGGCGACGGCGCGCCGATCGAGAATCTGCTCGGCGTGGGTGACCGCCTGTCGGTGGGCGACCCGGACCACGTGCCAGCGGGCATCTACACAAGGCAGGCGCTGGAGACGCTCGGCGAGTGGGAGGCACTCGCGCCGCGCCTGGCGCGGGCAAGTGACGTGCGCGCCGCGCTGGCGCTGGTCGAGCGCGGCGAAACACCGGCAGGCGTGGTCTACCAGACCGACGCCTTCGCAAGCGACACCGTGCGCGTGCTGGGGCTTTTCCCGGCGGAGAGTCACGATCCGATCACCTACCCGGCGGCGCTGGTCGGCGCAAAGGAGAGCGAAGCCGCACGGACGCTCAGAGAGTGGCTCGAAAGCGACGCGGCGCTGGCTATTTTCGAGGCTTACGGCTTCGACACCGCCATCAGCCGACCCTGA
- a CDS encoding zinc-dependent alcohol dehydrogenase: MPLTETASALWITRPHTAEIRPETLEAPLDDQVLVRALYSGVSRGTESLVFNARVPPSEYARMRAPFQAGDFPTPVKYGYCSIGVVEKGPETLRDKTVFCLYPHQTRYVVPASAVVPLPEGLPAQRAVLTANMETAINGVWDASVQPGERLCVVGAGVVGALVAYLCAQIPGTRVHLIDINPERQALAAALGVEFCTPDNAPTDQDGVIHASGHGEGLRLGLSLLGSEGRLIEMSWFGEGDTALALGGAFHSQRLSIKASQVGQLPAALKPRWDYRRRLMLALELLKDERLDHLISGECTFDEFPQAAPSLFGPRSQALCHRITYPVTG, encoded by the coding sequence ATGCCGCTGACGGAAACCGCCAGTGCTCTTTGGATCACACGCCCTCACACGGCCGAGATCCGACCTGAAACGCTCGAGGCGCCGCTGGATGACCAGGTTCTGGTACGCGCGCTTTATAGCGGCGTCAGCCGGGGAACGGAGTCGCTGGTGTTCAACGCCCGGGTGCCGCCCAGCGAGTACGCCCGCATGCGCGCGCCTTTTCAGGCCGGCGACTTCCCGACACCGGTGAAGTACGGCTACTGCAGCATCGGCGTGGTCGAGAAGGGGCCGGAGACGCTGCGCGATAAAACCGTTTTCTGCCTCTACCCGCATCAAACCCGCTACGTCGTACCGGCAAGCGCCGTCGTACCGCTGCCGGAAGGACTCCCCGCTCAGCGCGCGGTGCTCACCGCCAACATGGAAACCGCCATCAACGGCGTGTGGGATGCAAGCGTGCAGCCCGGCGAAAGGCTCTGCGTCGTGGGTGCCGGCGTCGTCGGCGCGCTGGTGGCCTATCTGTGCGCCCAGATCCCCGGCACCCGCGTGCATCTCATCGACATCAACCCCGAACGCCAGGCGCTGGCAGCCGCGCTGGGCGTCGAGTTCTGCACCCCGGACAACGCCCCGACCGACCAGGACGGCGTGATTCACGCCAGCGGCCACGGTGAAGGGCTACGCCTGGGCCTGTCGCTTCTGGGCAGCGAAGGGCGCCTGATCGAGATGAGCTGGTTTGGCGAAGGCGACACCGCGCTTGCCCTTGGCGGCGCCTTCCACTCACAGCGACTCTCCATCAAGGCAAGCCAGGTCGGCCAGCTGCCCGCCGCGCTCAAGCCGCGCTGGGATTACCGCCGGCGCCTGATGCTTGCGCTCGAGCTTTTAAAGGATGAACGGCTCGATCACCTGATCAGCGGCGAGTGCACGTTCGACGAGTTTCCCCAGGCGGCGCCTTCGCTGTTCGGCCCTCGAAGCCAGGCGCTTTGCCACCGCATTACCTATCCCGTGACCGGCTGA
- a CDS encoding winged helix-turn-helix domain-containing protein codes for MTRTHHPTPTFQLRLALHRDVILGPGKVALLEAIDESGSISSAGRALGMSYKKAWQLIETMNGHFLEALVETHAGGNERGGARLSATGRQVIAHFRALERRLAVEDAEDARALLELLAPGAAETSACDNGA; via the coding sequence GTGACGCGTACCCACCACCCTACCCCCACTTTTCAACTGCGCCTGGCGCTGCACCGCGACGTGATTCTCGGCCCGGGCAAGGTGGCGCTTCTGGAAGCCATCGACGAGAGCGGCTCGATCTCGAGCGCCGGGCGAGCGCTCGGCATGAGTTACAAGAAAGCCTGGCAACTGATCGAGACCATGAACGGCCACTTTCTCGAGGCGCTGGTCGAGACCCACGCCGGGGGCAACGAGCGCGGCGGCGCGCGACTCAGCGCCACCGGGCGCCAGGTGATCGCCCACTTTCGCGCTCTGGAGCGGCGCCTGGCCGTGGAAGACGCCGAGGACGCCCGCGCCCTGCTCGAGCTTCTGGCGCCCGGGGCGGCCGAGACGAGCGCTTGCGATAACGGCGCTTGA
- a CDS encoding RibD family protein yields the protein MIPRCSLHGGVMPHSNGVVGSDGTGSGFEGALIERETAWRWLLDRRAGVLDGSLRVDDEGYWQCDDARSLTIEARSMLECLAPLAVRERWTLAQLGQSLDGRIATESGHSHYINGFESLVHLHRLRALADAVVVGVGTAMADDPQLTVRHVEGRHPVRVVLDPRGRARATLGVLQSNEPPTLHVTGPGVDTLESRATHCVLALDDAGQFDPADVVALLHERGYRRLLIEGGGITISKFIEAGMIDALHLMVAPLLIGSGRPGLQMTPIDTLESALRPRMRTFRCGDDTLFDVCLNAAAV from the coding sequence ATGATTCCACGTTGTTCTCTTCATGGAGGCGTCATGCCCCACTCCAACGGTGTTGTAGGTTCTGACGGTACGGGTTCTGGCTTTGAGGGCGCTTTGATCGAGCGTGAAACCGCCTGGCGGTGGTTGCTCGACCGGCGCGCCGGCGTTCTGGACGGCTCGCTTCGTGTCGATGACGAAGGCTATTGGCAGTGCGATGACGCCAGAAGCCTGACCATCGAGGCGCGCTCGATGCTGGAGTGTCTGGCACCGCTGGCGGTGCGCGAGCGCTGGACGCTGGCACAGCTGGGTCAGAGCCTCGACGGGCGTATCGCCACCGAAAGTGGCCACTCGCATTACATCAACGGCTTCGAGAGCCTGGTGCACCTGCACCGGCTCAGGGCGTTGGCGGACGCGGTGGTGGTGGGCGTGGGCACCGCGATGGCGGACGATCCTCAGCTCACCGTGCGCCACGTCGAGGGCCGCCACCCGGTGCGCGTGGTGCTCGACCCGCGCGGGCGGGCGCGCGCCACGCTCGGCGTGTTGCAAAGTAACGAGCCTCCCACGCTGCACGTGACCGGCCCCGGGGTCGACACCCTGGAAAGTCGTGCCACACACTGCGTACTGGCGCTCGATGACGCCGGTCAGTTCGACCCCGCTGACGTGGTCGCGCTGCTTCACGAGCGCGGCTACCGGCGACTTCTGATCGAAGGCGGCGGCATCACGATTTCGAAATTCATCGAGGCCGGTATGATCGACGCGCTGCATCTGATGGTAGCGCCGCTTTTGATCGGCTCCGGCCGGCCGGGACTCCAAATGACGCCGATCGATACGCTGGAGAGCGCGCTGCGTCCCCGGATGCGCACCTTTCGCTGCGGTGACGATACGCTGTTCGATGTCTGCCTGAACGCCGCCGCCGTTTGA
- a CDS encoding CDP-alcohol phosphatidyltransferase family protein: MPFVFPVARTRPRLFTLFELALGAGPLIAAGTILSSLLVSTATWAVTAALYGVIALLTLCYWDRGPLGWANRVTLARAILVAIVAGALAERAFIEAIWLWLAVALVSLALDGVDGFVARKTNSHSRFGARFDMELDALMILLLCVALLKLESLGAWVLMIGGMRYAFVLASWRLEWLSAPLFESFRRKTVCVWQVVALLLALTPLTSHTGATLLALSALIASLYSFGVDVGWLYRRRLEP; the protein is encoded by the coding sequence ATGCCCTTTGTGTTCCCTGTTGCCAGAACGCGCCCGCGCCTTTTTACCCTTTTCGAACTGGCGCTGGGCGCGGGGCCTTTGATCGCGGCAGGCACGATCCTTTCGTCACTGCTCGTCTCGACCGCCACCTGGGCGGTGACGGCGGCACTTTACGGCGTCATCGCCCTGCTGACGCTTTGCTACTGGGACCGCGGACCGCTTGGCTGGGCGAACCGGGTGACGCTGGCCCGCGCCATCCTGGTCGCTATCGTGGCCGGGGCGCTGGCCGAGCGCGCCTTTATCGAGGCGATCTGGCTGTGGCTCGCCGTGGCGCTCGTGTCGCTGGCGCTCGACGGCGTCGACGGTTTCGTGGCGCGCAAGACCAACAGCCACTCCCGCTTCGGCGCGCGCTTTGACATGGAGCTCGACGCGCTGATGATCCTGCTGTTGTGCGTTGCGCTGTTGAAGCTCGAATCCCTCGGTGCGTGGGTGTTGATGATCGGCGGCATGCGCTACGCCTTCGTGCTGGCAAGCTGGCGCCTTGAGTGGCTGAGCGCGCCACTGTTTGAAAGCTTTCGCCGCAAGACGGTGTGCGTCTGGCAGGTCGTGGCGCTGCTTCTGGCACTCACGCCGCTCACGAGTCATACCGGCGCAACGCTTCTGGCACTGAGCGCGCTCATCGCCTCGCTCTACTCCTTTGGGGTCGACGTGGGATGGCTTTACCGGCGCCGCCTTGAGCCGTGA
- a CDS encoding TRAP transporter large permease yields the protein MTPLLTLIGSFLLLIALSVPIAFAIGLASIITILQLGLPLTSVVNQMFASINSFPLLAVPFFLLLGRLMNDGGITDRLLRFADSTVGHIRGGLGHINVMVSMMFASLSGSAAADTASVGAVLIPAMKKSGYPAPFAVALTAASSVLGGVIPPSILMVIYGAFGNVSVGALFMGGVLPGVLVGLMQMGYVYYIAKKHGIKATGTFSFAQMGRTAVTATPPMLLPLIILGGITLGVFTATEAASVAVLLGMLLAFVFYRAIRFRQLPGILSDSVVAFSLPMFAVASAGIMGWLISYLGIAQEVANFILSVTETRIGIMLMVMICMLIIGTVLSPVTAVIIFLPIIQGLCVAADINQVHMALVVILSLTLGLITPPYGICLLIATQIGEVSMPRAFVAVMPLIGLILLVIIAVILLPGIFMYLPQMMFPKAF from the coding sequence TTCGCCATTGGGCTGGCCTCGATCATTACCATTTTGCAGCTGGGCCTGCCGTTGACCTCGGTGGTCAACCAGATGTTTGCCAGCATCAACTCCTTTCCGCTGCTGGCGGTGCCGTTTTTCCTGCTTTTGGGTAGGCTGATGAACGATGGCGGTATCACCGACCGTTTGCTGCGCTTCGCCGACAGCACCGTGGGCCACATCCGCGGCGGGCTTGGCCATATCAATGTCATGGTCTCCATGATGTTTGCTAGCCTGTCCGGCTCGGCGGCGGCGGATACCGCAAGCGTTGGCGCGGTGCTGATTCCGGCGATGAAGAAATCCGGCTACCCGGCGCCGTTCGCCGTGGCGCTGACCGCGGCCTCGTCGGTGCTCGGCGGGGTCATTCCACCGTCGATTCTGATGGTCATCTACGGTGCCTTCGGCAACGTTTCCGTCGGCGCGCTGTTCATGGGCGGGGTGCTGCCTGGCGTGCTGGTCGGGCTGATGCAGATGGGCTACGTCTACTACATCGCCAAAAAGCACGGCATCAAGGCGACGGGCACGTTCTCGTTCGCCCAGATGGGGAGAACCGCGGTCACCGCGACCCCGCCGATGCTGCTGCCGCTGATCATTCTGGGCGGCATCACGCTGGGTGTGTTCACTGCTACCGAAGCGGCGTCGGTCGCGGTACTGCTCGGCATGCTGCTGGCGTTCGTGTTCTACCGCGCCATTCGCTTTCGCCAGCTGCCCGGCATTCTCAGCGACTCGGTGGTGGCGTTTTCGCTACCGATGTTCGCCGTGGCCTCCGCCGGCATTATGGGGTGGCTGATCTCGTATCTGGGCATCGCTCAGGAGGTCGCCAACTTCATCCTGTCAGTTACCGAAACGCGCATCGGCATCATGCTGATGGTGATGATTTGCATGCTGATCATCGGCACGGTGCTGAGCCCGGTCACCGCGGTCATCATCTTCCTGCCGATCATTCAGGGGCTCTGTGTGGCCGCGGATATCAACCAGGTGCACATGGCGCTGGTGGTCATTCTCTCGCTCACGCTTGGGCTGATCACGCCGCCTTACGGCATCTGTCTATTGATCGCCACGCAGATCGGCGAGGTCTCCATGCCGCGCGCCTTTGTGGCGGTCATGCCGCTGATCGGGCTGATTCTTTTGGTGATCATTGCGGTGATCCTGCTGCCCGGTATCTTCATGTACCTGCCGCAAATGATGTTTCCCAAGGCTTTCTAG
- a CDS encoding 6-pyruvoyl trahydropterin synthase family protein, producing MYRLCVRDHFMIAHSFNGEIFGPAQRTHGATYVVDVVFQRPELDTDGLVIDIGLASDTLKEVLAGYNFQNLDEVPEFKGKNTTTEFMAGVIFNALAKGIKEGRMGTTAQGITHMEVKLHESHVAWASYEGAL from the coding sequence ATGTACCGTCTCTGCGTTCGCGACCACTTCATGATCGCCCACAGCTTCAACGGCGAAATCTTCGGCCCGGCCCAGCGCACCCACGGCGCCACTTACGTGGTCGATGTAGTTTTCCAGCGCCCGGAGCTCGATACGGACGGTCTGGTGATCGACATAGGCCTTGCCAGCGACACGCTCAAGGAGGTGCTGGCGGGCTACAACTTCCAAAACCTGGACGAGGTGCCCGAGTTCAAGGGCAAGAACACCACCACCGAATTCATGGCTGGCGTGATTTTCAATGCGCTGGCCAAGGGGATCAAGGAGGGGAGGATGGGCACCACCGCCCAGGGCATTACCCACATGGAAGTGAAACTTCACGAGTCCCACGTGGCGTGGGCAAGTTACGAAGGCGCATTATGA
- the ribA gene encoding GTP cyclohydrolase II RibA translates to MYHIERAIFDIRRGLPVILKTGDHRLLVQALEGSDSVDTLASLSGSRPSMVLTRHRLEAMGMSLKAEAASLPLHEQISESDLHRLAVAKSEASSSSTLLTGLKPAGSGERAALTLMRRALLIPAALCAEISDAQAPAIDQKLAKAELLEIDADEAARCLAGAPGMLKRVSEARIPLEEAVESRFVLFREPDGLREHVAVVIGEPERMEGPVPLRMHSACLTGDLFASLRCDCGEQLRNAVADIQAMGGGVLLYLAQEGRGIGLANKLRAYTLQDGGLDTVDADQVLGFGDDERQYAVAVDMLRALAIDKVQLLTNNPLKMQALEAGGVEVASRQALYGSVTDQNHRYLSAKANRAGHLLDEVLESRGH, encoded by the coding sequence ATGTATCACATTGAACGCGCTATTTTCGACATTCGCCGCGGGCTTCCCGTCATTTTGAAAACCGGCGATCATCGCCTGCTGGTGCAGGCCCTGGAAGGCAGCGACTCGGTCGATACGCTGGCGAGTCTGTCCGGCTCACGGCCCTCGATGGTTTTGACGCGCCACCGGCTCGAGGCCATGGGCATGTCGCTCAAGGCCGAGGCGGCGAGCCTGCCGCTTCACGAGCAGATCAGCGAAAGCGACCTGCACCGGCTGGCCGTGGCCAAGAGTGAAGCGAGTTCCTCGTCGACGCTGCTCACCGGGCTCAAGCCCGCCGGCAGCGGTGAACGCGCCGCGTTGACGCTGATGCGCCGGGCACTGCTCATTCCCGCCGCGCTCTGCGCCGAGATTAGCGATGCCCAGGCACCCGCGATCGACCAAAAGCTTGCGAAGGCGGAGCTTCTGGAGATCGACGCCGACGAGGCTGCCAGGTGCCTGGCCGGGGCGCCGGGGATGCTCAAGCGGGTCAGCGAAGCGCGTATTCCGCTTGAGGAGGCGGTCGAGAGCCGCTTCGTACTGTTTCGCGAGCCGGACGGGCTGCGCGAGCACGTGGCGGTAGTGATCGGCGAACCCGAACGTATGGAAGGCCCGGTGCCGCTTCGCATGCACTCGGCCTGTCTGACCGGTGACCTGTTCGCCAGCCTGCGCTGCGACTGCGGCGAGCAGCTGAGAAACGCGGTGGCGGACATTCAGGCGATGGGCGGCGGAGTGCTCCTGTATCTGGCCCAGGAGGGGCGGGGAATCGGCCTGGCCAACAAGCTTCGCGCGTATACCCTGCAGGATGGCGGACTCGATACCGTCGATGCCGACCAGGTGCTCGGCTTTGGCGACGACGAGCGCCAGTACGCGGTGGCGGTGGATATGCTGCGAGCACTGGCGATCGACAAGGTGCAGCTACTGACCAACAACCCACTCAAGATGCAGGCCCTCGAAGCCGGCGGCGTCGAAGTCGCCTCGCGTCAGGCGCTTTACGGCAGCGTCACGGATCAAAACCACCGCTACCTGAGCGCCAAGGCCAACCGCGCCGGCCACCTGCTCGACGAAGTGCTGGAGAGCCGCGGCCACTGA
- the modB gene encoding molybdate ABC transporter permease subunit: protein MLTPAEWEAIRLSLLIGLAAVAWILPPGIVIAWWLARFEFRGKALVDGLIHLPLVLPPVVVGYLLLVALGRQGVIGAWLYQSFGVSLPFTWQGAAVASGVMAFPLLVRALRLSLEAVDPQLEAAASTLGAGRLRVFTTITLPLAVPGLLTGTMLAFARALSEFGATITFASNIPGETRTLPLALYTLIQSPGRESAAARLCVLAIVIALVSLIASEWLARRTRQRVQERDAY, encoded by the coding sequence ATGCTAACGCCTGCGGAGTGGGAAGCGATTCGGCTGAGCCTTTTGATCGGGCTGGCCGCCGTGGCCTGGATTCTGCCACCGGGTATCGTCATTGCCTGGTGGCTGGCGCGCTTCGAGTTTCGCGGCAAGGCGCTGGTCGACGGGCTGATCCACCTGCCGCTGGTGCTGCCGCCGGTGGTGGTGGGCTATCTGCTGCTGGTGGCGCTGGGCCGCCAGGGGGTCATCGGGGCGTGGCTCTACCAGTCGTTTGGCGTGTCGCTGCCCTTCACCTGGCAGGGCGCGGCGGTAGCCAGCGGCGTGATGGCGTTTCCGCTGTTGGTGCGCGCGCTGCGCCTGTCGCTCGAAGCGGTGGACCCCCAGCTCGAAGCCGCGGCCAGCACCCTGGGCGCCGGGCGGCTGCGGGTCTTCACCACGATCACCCTACCGCTGGCGGTGCCGGGGCTCTTGACCGGTACCATGCTCGCCTTTGCCCGGGCGCTGTCCGAATTCGGCGCCACCATCACCTTCGCCTCCAACATTCCCGGCGAAACCCGCACGCTGCCGCTGGCGCTCTACACGCTGATTCAGAGCCCGGGGCGAGAAAGCGCCGCGGCCAGACTCTGCGTGCTGGCGATCGTCATCGCGCTGGTGTCGCTGATTGCATCAGAGTGGCTTGCCAGACGGACCCGACAGAGAGTGCAGGAGCGCGATGCCTACTGA
- a CDS encoding glycosyltransferase yields MSQSRALSESPASSERFTLMVAGALDQRTGGYMYDARMVDALRGQGHCVEVVELGGQFPLACDRAAGELGEALAKLDDGERVIIDGLVMGSLPDIVATHGARLDITALLHHPLGDEQGLEEETQARLHTSELEGLQSVTRIVVTSRFTARRLDELARQYQLPLSAPIAVVEPGVEPAPISQAPLNDEPIRLLCVATLTPRKGQDVLIEALAGLKARHFQCDLYGAPRDEAFAAEVAALIERHDLSMVTLHGECEADTLEAAYRGAHALVLPSWYEGYGMVVTEALAHGLPVITTTGGALADTLPENAGLGVPPGDSQALGEALERFLSDTSLRARLYEGAREAREALGDWQAAGAAFTRALKRPAHFSTGSRFAADWLTLRERVDIGARSRELAQKAGEWLAREPGEAVIADLGCGRGSNLQFLAPLFQGAHTWQLFDHDEQLLDEAKARAEALTSASHEPVSVEVHCASIADLDHPALASVRLVSASALLDLVSQAWIESLADRCADKRQAVLIALSVTGQWCFLDERGEALEDGDDRWARSLFNAHQARDKGLGSALGGAAQTALAQALDARGYRVEQADTPWRLEAGDLERRPLACSLIEGFAEAMTEQAPMEASRIAQWRDARLKGVRAGVLGVWVGHQDLLALPADKA; encoded by the coding sequence ATGAGCCAAAGCCGCGCTTTGAGCGAAAGCCCCGCGTCGAGCGAGCGCTTCACACTGATGGTGGCCGGCGCGCTCGACCAGCGCACCGGCGGCTATATGTATGACGCGCGCATGGTCGATGCGCTGCGCGGCCAGGGTCACTGTGTCGAGGTGGTCGAGCTCGGCGGTCAGTTTCCGCTGGCCTGCGACCGGGCCGCGGGAGAGTTGGGCGAGGCGCTGGCCAAGCTCGACGATGGCGAGCGCGTCATCATCGACGGGCTGGTCATGGGGAGCCTGCCGGACATCGTCGCCACCCACGGTGCGCGCCTGGATATCACCGCACTTCTGCACCACCCGCTGGGTGACGAGCAGGGTCTGGAGGAGGAAACCCAAGCGCGGCTGCACACGAGCGAGCTCGAGGGGCTTCAAAGCGTGACCCGCATCGTCGTCACCAGCCGCTTCACCGCGCGTCGATTGGATGAGCTTGCCAGGCAGTACCAGCTGCCCCTGAGCGCACCCATAGCGGTCGTCGAGCCCGGCGTCGAGCCGGCCCCCATCAGCCAGGCGCCGTTGAATGACGAGCCGATTCGGCTTTTGTGCGTGGCCACGCTCACCCCGCGCAAGGGCCAGGACGTGCTGATCGAGGCGCTGGCCGGGCTAAAGGCGCGCCACTTTCAGTGCGACCTTTACGGCGCCCCGCGCGACGAAGCCTTTGCCGCCGAGGTCGCAGCACTCATCGAGCGCCACGACCTCTCGATGGTCACGCTTCACGGCGAGTGCGAAGCCGACACGCTGGAAGCCGCTTACCGCGGCGCTCACGCGCTGGTGCTGCCTTCCTGGTACGAAGGCTACGGCATGGTGGTGACCGAGGCGCTGGCCCATGGTCTGCCGGTGATCACCACCACCGGCGGGGCACTGGCGGATACGCTGCCTGAAAACGCCGGCCTCGGCGTGCCCCCCGGCGACAGCCAGGCGCTTGGTGAGGCACTCGAGCGCTTTCTGAGCGACACTTCTCTGCGCGCCCGCCTTTATGAAGGAGCGCGTGAGGCGCGCGAGGCGCTCGGTGACTGGCAAGCCGCTGGCGCCGCGTTCACCCGGGCACTGAAGCGTCCGGCGCACTTCTCGACAGGCAGCCGCTTCGCCGCCGATTGGCTGACGCTTAGAGAACGCGTCGACATTGGGGCGCGAAGCCGCGAGCTTGCGCAAAAGGCCGGCGAGTGGCTTGCCCGCGAGCCCGGTGAGGCGGTCATTGCCGATCTTGGCTGTGGGCGCGGCAGCAACCTGCAGTTTCTCGCGCCGCTGTTCCAGGGCGCACACACCTGGCAGCTGTTCGATCACGACGAGCAGCTTCTTGATGAAGCGAAAGCCCGGGCTGAGGCGCTTACGAGCGCAAGCCATGAGCCGGTATCCGTCGAGGTTCACTGCGCGTCGATTGCGGACCTGGACCACCCGGCGCTGGCATCCGTTCGGCTCGTCAGCGCCTCGGCGCTTTTGGATCTGGTTTCACAGGCGTGGATCGAGTCGCTGGCCGACCGGTGTGCCGACAAGCGTCAGGCGGTGTTGATCGCGCTGAGCGTCACCGGGCAGTGGTGCTTTCTCGATGAGCGCGGTGAGGCGCTCGAAGACGGTGACGATCGGTGGGCGCGCTCACTGTTCAACGCCCACCAGGCTCGCGACAAGGGGCTTGGCAGTGCGCTCGGCGGCGCGGCGCAAACGGCGCTTGCCCAAGCGCTTGACGCCCGCGGCTATCGCGTCGAGCAGGCGGATACGCCCTGGCGGCTGGAGGCCGGCGACCTCGAACGGCGGCCGTTGGCGTGCTCGCTCATCGAAGGCTTTGCCGAGGCGATGACCGAGCAGGCACCGATGGAGGCAAGCCGCATCGCTCAGTGGCGCGATGCGCGCCTGAAAGGCGTTCGCGCAGGCGTGCTCGGGGTCTGGGTCGGCCATCAGGATCTGCTCGCCCTGCCCGCGGACAAGGCGTAG
- the modC gene encoding molybdenum ABC transporter ATP-binding protein, producing MPTEPSPPATGLSLELDQHLGAFQLSAALDLPGAGVTGVFGPSGSGKTSLLRLIAGLERPNTGRIQLGERVLVDSAQRIFVPPHQRRLGVVFQEARLFPHYRVRGNLTYAMPAHAAPRFDDLVELLGIGHLLERMPGALSGGEARRVAIGRALLSDPQMLLMDEPLTGLDGARKQELLRYIATLTRQVDIPVVYVSHDVDEIAAIADHLVVMGAGQVVASDTLCALLQRLDLTETLKAFEAASLLEATIVDHDAAYGLTQVVIDSGASHDFPSLTIPAPALAKGQRVRLHVKARDVSLARSIAPSTSELDALPAVIEAMTRLPQTPHQIEVRLRVGTQTLRAQLTRKACDALALEEAMAVTALIRRVTLSPI from the coding sequence ATGCCTACTGAACCCAGCCCCCCGGCCACCGGGCTTTCGCTTGAGCTCGACCAGCACTTGGGGGCGTTTCAGCTGAGCGCCGCGCTTGACCTGCCCGGGGCCGGCGTGACCGGCGTGTTCGGCCCCTCCGGCAGCGGCAAGACCAGCCTGCTGCGCCTGATCGCCGGGCTCGAGCGCCCCAATACCGGCCGCATCCAACTCGGCGAGCGGGTGCTGGTGGACAGCGCCCAACGTATTTTCGTGCCCCCCCACCAGCGCCGGCTGGGGGTGGTGTTCCAGGAGGCGCGGCTGTTCCCCCACTACCGGGTGCGCGGCAATCTCACCTACGCCATGCCGGCGCACGCGGCACCGCGCTTTGACGATCTCGTCGAGCTTTTGGGGATTGGGCACCTGCTCGAGCGCATGCCCGGGGCGCTCTCCGGCGGTGAGGCGCGCCGGGTCGCCATCGGCCGGGCGCTTTTGAGCGACCCACAGATGCTGCTGATGGACGAGCCGTTGACCGGGCTCGACGGCGCGCGCAAGCAGGAGCTTCTGCGCTATATCGCAACGCTTACGCGTCAGGTGGACATCCCGGTGGTGTACGTCAGCCACGACGTCGACGAGATCGCCGCCATCGCCGACCACCTGGTGGTAATGGGCGCCGGGCAAGTGGTGGCAAGCGACACCCTCTGCGCGCTGTTGCAGCGTCTGGATCTTACCGAGACGCTTAAAGCGTTCGAGGCCGCCTCGCTTCTTGAGGCCACCATCGTCGATCACGATGCGGCCTATGGGCTCACCCAGGTGGTTATCGACTCAGGCGCATCGCACGACTTCCCGAGCCTTACAATTCCCGCACCGGCGCTGGCGAAGGGCCAGCGCGTTCGGCTGCACGTGAAGGCCCGCGACGTTAGCCTGGCCCGATCAATCGCGCCGTCCACCAGCGAACTCGACGCGCTGCCCGCGGTGATCGAGGCAATGACGCGCCTGCCGCAAACGCCGCATCAGATCGAGGTTCGCCTGCGCGTGGGCACGCAGACGCTTCGCGCGCAGCTCACGCGAAAGGCGTGCGACGCCCTGGCGCTTGAAGAGGCCATGGCGGTCACCGCGCTGATTCGCCGGGTGACGCTTTCACCGATTTGA